A single genomic interval of Melanotaenia boesemani isolate fMelBoe1 chromosome 4, fMelBoe1.pri, whole genome shotgun sequence harbors:
- the mab21l2 gene encoding protein mab-21-like 2 — MIATQAKLVYQLNKYYNERCQARKAAIAKTIREVCKVVSDVLKEVEVQEPRFISSLSEIDARYEGMEVISPNEFEVVLYLNQMGVFNFVDDGSLPGCAVLKLSDGRKRSMSLWVEFITASGYLSARKIRSRFQTLVAQAVDKCSYRDVVKMVADTSEVKLRIRERYVVQITPAFKCTGIWPRSAAQWPMPHIPWPGPNRVAEVKAEGFNLLSKECYSLTGKQSSAESDAWVLQFSEAENRLLMGGCRKKCLSILKTLRDRHLELPGQPLNNYHMKTLLLYECEKHPRETDWDESCLGDRLNGILLQLISCLQCRRCPHYFLPNLDLFQGKPHSALEAAAKQTWRLAREILTNAKSLDKL; from the coding sequence ATGATTGCGACGCAGGCAAAGCTGGTTTACCagctaaataaatactacaacGAGAGATGCCAAGCGCGCAAAGCGGCCATTGCGAAGACTATAAGGGAGGTTTGCAAAGTGGTGTCGGATGTCCTGAAAGAGGTGGAAGTGCAGGAGCCACGGTTTATCAGCTCCCTTAGTGAGATTGATGCACGTTATGAGGGGATGGAGGTCATCTCCCCAAATGAGTTTGAGGTGGTGCTTTACCTCAACCAGATGGGGGTGTTCAACTTTGTGGATGACGGCTCTTTGCCCGGCTGCGCGGTGCTGAAGCTGAGTGATGGCCGTAAAAGGAGCATGTCTCTGTGGGTCGAGTTCATCACTGCCTCGGGCTACCTTTCAGCCAGAAAGATTCGATCAAGGTTTCAGACTCTGGTGGCACAGGCCGTGGACAAATGCAGCTACCGTGACGTGGTAAAGATGGTAGCCGACACCAGCGAGGTCAAACTGCGGATCAGGGAACGGTATGTGGTGCAGATCACCCCTGCGTTCAAGTGTACTGGGATATGGCCTAGAAGTGCAGCTCAGTGGCCAATGCCCCACATCCCCTGGCCCGGTCCTAACCGGGTGGCAGAAGTCAAAGCAGAGGGTTTTAACCTCCTCTCCAAAGAGTGCTACTCCTTAACGGGGAAGCAGAGCTCAGCAGAGAGCGACGCCTGGGTCCTGCAGTTCAGCGAGGCCGAGAACAGGCTGCTCATGGGCGGCTGCAGGAAGAAGTGTCTGTCCATCCTGAAGACTCTGAGGGACCGTCACCTGGAGCTCCCGGGACAGCCGCTCAACAACTACCACATGAAGACTCTGCTGCTGTACGAGTGTGAGAAACATCCCAGAGAGACGGACTGGGACGAGTCTTGCCTCGGAGACCGACTGAATGGTATCCTGCTGCAACTCATATCCTGTCTGCAGTGCCGCAGATGTCCCCACTACTTCTTGCCAAACTTGGACTTGTTTCAGGGAAAGCCTCACTCAGCCCTGGAGGCTGCTGCGAAGCAGACTTGGAGACTAGCGAGGGAAATCCTCACCAATGCGAAAAGTTTGGACAAATTATAA